Proteins encoded within one genomic window of Epinephelus lanceolatus isolate andai-2023 chromosome 9, ASM4190304v1, whole genome shotgun sequence:
- the f2r gene encoding proteinase-activated receptor 1 codes for MVHLSAGLLVLFSLQSSALVSQNGSMPFLRTFSGHFVMVTDEPIDYVDLSVLDSLRDDGGSGSGLEREPVKRHGPHRQPQKHYFVSDEAKSFLQGRLATSFVPSVYTLVFIISVPLNLVAVVMFVHPVRPRKPAVIYMLNLACADLLFGLLLPFKIAYHYHGNNWIYGSVMCRVVTAAFYCNMYCSVLLMTCISIDRFLAVVYPMNSLMWRSPQTASAVCAAMWLLALGGVSPLLISGQTIHLSDLGITTCHDVQDVEKLQAYYLYFFPIYSSIFFFIPLVFTAVCYVRIIQALAAANVENRSRKTRAVVMAVVVLVVFVVCFAPTNIILMVHYVQLSHKSSDSSYQAYLLSMCVGSLSCCLDPVLYYFASSQSQKQVAALLRCRRLARAESSSRTQSTRMSERRDSSRPCKVESAQAGLGSQYSRLVA; via the exons ATGGTTCACTTGTCAGCAGGGTTGTTGGTATTGTTTTCTCTGCAGAGCTCAGCACTCGTCTCCCAAAATG gttCTATGCCCTTCCTACGGACATTTTCTGGTCACTTTGTGATGGTCACTGATGAGCCTATTGACTATGTTGACCTGTCTGTGTTGGACAGTTTGAGGGATGATGGGGGGTCAGGCTCAGGGTTGGAGCGGGAGCCGGTGAAAAGACATGGCCCACACCGCCAGCCCCAGAAGCACTACTTTGTCTCAGATGAAGCTAAAAGTTTCCTCCAGGGTCGCCTGGCAACAAGCTTTGTCCCCTCCGTTTACACCCTCGTCTTCATCATCAGCGTGCCCCTCAATCTTGTTGCCGTAGTGATGTTTGTGCATCCCGTCCGTCCCAGAAAACCAGCGGTAATCTACATGTTGAACCTGGCCTGCGCTGACCTGCTGTTCGGCCTGCTCCTTCCCTTCAAGATCGCCTAccattaccatggcaacaactgGATCTATGGCTCCGTCATGTGCAGAGTTGTTACAGCAGCTTTCTATTGCAACATGTACTGCTCTGTCCTGCTCATGACGTGCATCAGCATTGACCGGTTCCTGGCTGTGGTGTACCCCATGAATTCATTGATGTGGCGCAGCCCTCAGACGGCTTCAGCTGTGTGTGCTGCCATGTGGCTGCTGGCCCTCGGAGGAGTATCCCCTCTCCTCATCTCAGGGCAAACCATCCATCTGTCAGACCTGGGCATCACCACCTGCCACGATGTGCAGGATGTGGAAAAACTACAAGCGTACTACCTTTACTTCTTCCCCATCTactcctccatcttcttcttcatcccTCTTGTCTTCACTGCTGTCTGCTACGTGCGAATCATTCAGGCCCTGGCAGCAGCCAACGTGGAGAACCGCTCCAGGAAGACTCGAGCCGTGGTGATGGCTGTGGTCGTTCTAGTGGTGTTCGTGGTCTGCTTTGCCCCCACCAACATCATCCTGATGGTCCACTACGTCCAGCTGTCCCACAAGTCCAGCGACAGCTCCTACCAGGCGTACCTGCTCTCCATGTGTGTGGGCAGCCTCAGCTGCTGTCTGGACCCAGTCCTCTATTACTTTGCCTCCTCTCAGTCCCAGAAGCAGGTGGCGGCGCTGCTCAGATGTAGGCGACTGGCACGAGCAGAGAGCAGCTCAAGAACACAGAGTACAAGGATGAGCGAGCGGAGAGACAGCAGCAGGCCATGCAAGGTGGAGAGCGCTCAAGCTGGCCTGGGGAGCCAATACAGCAGGCTGGTGGCTTAA
- the LOC144464281 gene encoding uncharacterized protein LOC144464281: MALPAVVVLLALTSLSAASAPDCKDLVKPFMPEDPKLVFGKWVYVMGAGDPKAYHKALESLKSSWIDLSPTSDSQVVTLRWGDYCFDRCITGEVNATVSGIATTFRKNLSDHKGHILQTCSDCLLWTDTFRNGDVTGRYILQFTRTGKIDPKDVEIFKKQVGCLTFPENFYTYDGKTELCPDDEESTE, translated from the exons ATGGCTCTGCCTGCTGTTGTAGTTCTGTTGGCTCTCACTTCCCTCAGTGCTGCATCTGCACCTGACTGTAAGGACCTGGTCAAACCTTTTATGCCAGAGGACCCCAAACTG GTTTTTGGAAAATGGGTGTATGTGATGGGAGCTGGTGACCCCAAGGCGTATCACAAGGCGCTGGAGTCTCTGAAAAGCTCCTGGATAGACTTGTCTCCCACTTCTGACAGTCAAGTTGTGACATTACGTTGGGGGGATTACTGCTT TGATCGGTGCATCACAGGGGAGGTAAATGCAACAGTCTCAGGGATTGCCACCACATTTCGCA AAAATCTCTCAGACCACAAAGGACATATTCTACAGACTTGCTCCGACTGCCTGCTGTGGACAGACACCTTTCGAAACGGGGACGTCACCGGTAGATACATCCTGCAGTTCA CAAGGACGGGAAAGATAGATCCCAAAGATGTTGAAATTTTCAAGAAACAAGTTGGGTGTCTGACCTTCCCAGAGAACTTCTACACCTACGATGGTAAAACAG AGCTCTGCCCCGACGACGAAGAGAGCACAGAGTGA
- the LOC117252711 gene encoding saxitoxin and tetrodotoxin-binding protein 2-like, which yields MSSQLVVALLALASLGAASELDCKDLVKPLVLDSHSPIYGKWVLHVGAWDQPGLKNDLATVNSSWVDLSPSSDNGVMTIYWSDRLGEDRCLQGIANATISGMTSHTTFIINGHTSYHDGKYYETCADCLLSEDTTLLPDGKSKGRYLFLFTRTGTLESSELETFKKQAECLKFYPEYHFGGTELCPDEREPATPAAETTENTENTENNQTDVEPTAAK from the exons ATGTCTTCACAGCTGGTTGTAGCTCTGCTGGCCCTCGCCTCCCTGGGTGCTGCATCTGAACTGGACTGTAAAGACCTGGTCAAGCCTCTGGTACTGGACAGCCACAGCCCC ATCTATGGGAAGTGGGTGCTCCATGTTGGGGCGTGGGACCAGCCCGGCCTGAAGAATGACCTGGCGACGGTGAACAGCTCCTGGGTGGATCTGTCGCCTTCCTCGGACAACGGGGTCATGACCATCTACTGGTCCGACCGCCT AGGTGAAGATAGATGCCTGCAGGGTATCGCCAATGCCACCATCTCGGGGATGACCAGTCACACCACTT TTATTATCAACGGTCACACTTCATATCATGATGGGAAGTACTATGAAACCTGCGCTGACTGCCTCCTGTCTGAAGACACCACCCTCCTTCCTGACGGCAAGTCAAAGGGACGATACCTTTTCCTCTTCA CACGGACCGGCACTCTGGAGTCATCCGAGTTAGAGACCTTCAAGAAGCAGGCTGAGTGCCTTAAATTCTACCCAGAGTACCACTTTGGAGGAACAG agctGTGCCCAGATGAGAGGGAACCTGCTACACCTGCAGCTGAAACTACGGAGAACACGGAGAATACGGAGAATAATCAAACTGATGTTGAGCCTACTGCTGCAAAGTAA